Below is a genomic region from Desulfobotulus pelophilus.
GTTTATCTGAAATACACTGATAGCCAGAAGCATGTGATTTATGGCATTGACCGCGTGAGCAAGCCCAGTTGTCGGACCTATGCAAAGGCTGGTGAGATTAAGCCCGTTCTCAACGGACTTGGCATATCAATTCTTTCCACCTCTAGGGGAATTCTCACCGACAAGCAGGCCAGAACCGAGAATGTGGGCGGCGAAGTGCTCTGCAACGT
It encodes:
- the rpsH gene encoding 30S ribosomal protein S8; the encoded protein is MAAIIDPIADMLTRIRNGGKAKFASVDMPSSSIKLELARVLKEQGYIRNFKKVDDGKQGILRVYLKYTDSQKHVIYGIDRVSKPSCRTYAKAGEIKPVLNGLGISILSTSRGILTDKQARTENVGGEVLCNVW